The sequence CCAATTATATCAGCAAGGTTTGTTTTCATTTGTGGAATATGCGGAGCCATCTTAGGTTCTTGGGCAAGAATAGTAACATCTATATTATTTATACTATAAGGAGCAATAATACTTACTACTTTTTGCAATAAAATTAAACTAGAAATACCACTATAGGCACCATCTGTGTCAGGGAAATGCACACCAATATCTCCCTTTCCAGCAGCTCCTAACAGAGCATCCATAATGGCATGAGTTACAACATCTGCGTCACTATGTCCATTAAGACCTAACGGATAAGAAAGCTTAACTCCACCAAGAATTAAATCCCTTCCTTCTTTAAATTCATGAACATCAAACCCATTTC comes from Candidatus Margulisiibacteriota bacterium and encodes:
- the ispF gene encoding 2-C-methyl-D-erythritol 2,4-cyclodiphosphate synthase — encoded protein: MRVGNGFDVHEFKEGRDLILGGVKLSYPLGLNGHSDADVVTHAIMDALLGAAGKGDIGVHFPDTDGAYSGISSLILLQKVVSIIAPYSINNIDVTILAQEPKMAPHIPQMKTNLADIIGVSIDQINIKATTTEKLGFIGRKEGIAVLAVCLITK